A window from Hymenobacter volaticus encodes these proteins:
- a CDS encoding DUF58 domain-containing protein, whose protein sequence is MKSFFLTRRFFFALTALVIGLVVAFFLSGWLAPVQLALGLLLVLTAFDAGLLYAPARGEAGHVFGRRVMGDKLANGSENDIAIYLENYYRFPIYTETIDEIPHQFQRRDVLFRTEIKAGETTVIRYQLRPVKRGEYEFGAVNVYVASPLGLVRRRFRFDDSRTVPVYPSFLQMRQYELLAISNRLTEVGVKRIRRVGHSLEFEQIRPYVAGDDPRSINWKATARRATTNHAAEALVVNHYQDERAQQVYCLIDKGRVMRMPFNGLSLLDYAINATLVVSNIAILKHDKAGLLTFSHQPGSLLAADRRGGHMGKLLEVLYRQRTKYLETDYERLYITVKTNIRQRSLLILFTNFETLSGMQRQLPYLRRFAKDHLLLVVFFENTELREFLDAPAETTQDVYNQTIAEKFAQEKRQIVRELNRYGIHSLLTAPQNLTVDTINKYLEFKARGLI, encoded by the coding sequence ATGAAATCCTTCTTTCTTACTCGCCGCTTCTTTTTCGCGCTAACCGCCCTTGTTATTGGGTTGGTAGTAGCTTTTTTTCTATCGGGTTGGCTGGCACCAGTACAGTTGGCGCTTGGGCTGCTTCTGGTTTTAACCGCCTTCGATGCAGGCTTGCTGTATGCACCAGCTCGCGGCGAGGCAGGGCACGTTTTCGGTCGCCGGGTGATGGGCGATAAGCTGGCCAATGGCTCAGAGAACGATATTGCTATCTACCTAGAAAACTACTACCGGTTCCCCATCTATACCGAGACAATCGACGAAATTCCACATCAGTTTCAGCGGCGCGACGTGCTGTTTCGGACGGAAATAAAGGCGGGAGAAACAACTGTCATTCGTTACCAGCTCCGGCCCGTCAAGCGGGGTGAATATGAGTTTGGGGCCGTGAATGTCTATGTAGCTTCGCCGCTAGGCTTGGTACGGCGGCGGTTTCGGTTCGATGATAGCCGGACGGTGCCCGTGTATCCCTCGTTTTTGCAGATGCGGCAGTACGAGCTACTCGCCATTAGCAACCGCCTAACGGAAGTAGGTGTGAAGCGCATACGGCGAGTGGGCCACAGCCTAGAATTCGAGCAGATTCGGCCTTACGTAGCCGGCGACGATCCACGCAGCATCAATTGGAAAGCCACGGCCCGCCGCGCCACCACCAATCACGCTGCAGAGGCCTTGGTAGTGAACCATTATCAAGACGAGCGCGCCCAACAGGTGTACTGCCTCATCGACAAAGGGCGGGTGATGCGCATGCCCTTCAACGGCCTGAGCCTGCTGGACTACGCCATCAATGCCACGCTGGTCGTGAGCAACATTGCTATTCTTAAGCACGACAAGGCTGGACTGCTGACGTTTTCGCACCAGCCCGGCAGCTTGCTAGCAGCCGACCGCCGGGGCGGCCACATGGGCAAATTGCTTGAGGTCTTGTATCGTCAGCGCACCAAGTATCTGGAAACCGACTACGAGCGGCTGTACATCACCGTCAAAACCAACATCCGGCAGCGCAGCCTGCTTATTCTGTTTACCAATTTTGAGACGCTGAGCGGCATGCAGCGCCAGCTGCCCTACTTGCGCCGCTTCGCTAAAGACCACTTGCTGTTGGTGGTATTCTTCGAAAACACGGAATTACGAGAGTTTCTGGACGCACCAGCCGAAACTACACAGGACGTTTACAACCAAACCATTGCTGAAAAATTCGCTCAAGAAAAACGCCAAATCGTGCGCGAATTGAACCGCTACGGTATTCATTCCTTACTTACGGCTCCACAAAACCTGACGGTGGATACCATTAACAAGTACCTGGAGTTCAAAGCGCGCGGCTTGATTTAG
- a CDS encoding AAA family ATPase → MENTLDNSGHSSDAAPLSDESNLVPATPFPTSAASPNADPAPIREDIETVPAAETSEPTAFASRTNLSHLSRHADAIRHELSKVIVGQQALAELLLTAILADGHVLLEGVPGVAKTLTAKLLARTLDVPFSRLQFTPDLMPSDVLGTSVFRPNKADFEFRPGPIFASIVLIDEINRAPAKTQSALFEVMEERQVTQDGTRYTVPDPFVVLATQNPIEQEGTYRLPEAQLDRFLFKLNVGYPSVEEEVSILQGHHAGFGGAPLDVVRAVLTADDLRGLREQVRRQHVEPKLLEYIARLVGQTRAHKGLYLGASPRASLALLNGAKALAALRGRDFVTPEDVQYLASPVLRHRIQLTPEREMEGSTADDIVKQILQQIEVPR, encoded by the coding sequence ATGGAAAACACTTTAGACAACTCAGGTCATTCCTCTGATGCGGCCCCTCTCAGTGATGAATCCAACCTAGTCCCCGCAACTCCTTTTCCTACTTCAGCGGCATCGCCTAACGCAGACCCGGCACCAATTAGAGAAGACATAGAGACCGTGCCAGCAGCGGAGACTTCCGAGCCAACAGCTTTTGCTTCGCGCACCAATCTAAGTCATCTAAGCCGCCACGCTGATGCTATCCGGCACGAGCTGAGCAAGGTGATTGTAGGACAGCAAGCGCTAGCCGAACTACTGCTAACCGCCATCCTAGCCGATGGCCACGTGCTGCTTGAAGGAGTACCCGGCGTGGCCAAAACTCTTACCGCCAAATTGCTGGCTCGCACTCTAGATGTGCCCTTTAGCCGTCTGCAGTTCACGCCTGATCTGATGCCTTCTGATGTGCTAGGTACATCAGTATTTCGGCCCAATAAGGCGGATTTCGAGTTTCGCCCTGGTCCTATCTTCGCCAGCATAGTCCTCATCGATGAAATAAACCGTGCCCCTGCCAAAACGCAGTCGGCGCTGTTTGAGGTGATGGAGGAACGCCAAGTAACGCAGGATGGCACTCGCTACACCGTACCCGACCCGTTTGTAGTGCTGGCCACTCAAAACCCTATCGAGCAGGAAGGCACTTATCGCTTGCCCGAAGCGCAGCTCGACCGGTTCCTGTTCAAACTGAACGTGGGGTACCCAAGCGTGGAAGAAGAAGTAAGCATCCTGCAAGGGCATCACGCTGGTTTCGGAGGCGCGCCACTGGATGTAGTGCGAGCCGTTTTGACGGCCGATGATTTGCGCGGCTTACGTGAGCAAGTACGCCGGCAGCACGTTGAGCCCAAGCTACTCGAATACATTGCCCGCCTTGTCGGGCAGACGCGCGCCCACAAAGGGCTTTACTTGGGTGCTTCGCCCCGCGCCTCCCTGGCCCTGCTAAACGGCGCTAAAGCCCTTGCTGCCCTCCGCGGCCGCGACTTCGTTACGCCCGAAGATGTGCAGTATTTGGCCTCGCCGGTGCTGCGCCACCGTATTCAACTCACACCAGAACGGGAAATGGAAGGCAGCACTGCCGACGATATCGTGAAGCAGATTTTGCAGCAGATCGAAGTACCGCGCTAA
- a CDS encoding T9SS type A sorting domain-containing protein has translation MQKKVLLFVFLMVLSFSSYSSTYYISSRGDDLSSGTSATTAWRTINKVNNTRLFPGDIVLFEAGNVFIGGLELGSTTQGTTAHPIVFSSYGIGRAIINSGTGAGFYAHNAGGIELRDLEFTGSGRLANTSAGVEFYLDSANVHLQHLVLDNINAHGYRDGGIIIGSWNGTSGYDQVRVTRCTASANGSVGIVSYAELPSAHHNWYVGYCQAFDNSGRADITDNHTGSGIILGGIDEALVEYSEAYHNGWLNANQNGGPVGIWGYYCNNLTIQYCESHHNESGTCRDGGGFDLDGGCTNSVLQYNYSHDNTGPGYLLAQYPGAPPMHDLTIRYNISENDGRGCGQGALLLWSTGASGGIQRANIHNNTIYVSPPADGSRPKAVDIISGGISEVVIRNNVFQTTGGLPLIASMTTEGVLLQGNAYWSSGQTLQLNWGSGHYNSLEAWRAASGQEKIGARTTGIEIDPQLQQPGAGGTLAILSSGRQLTSLTAYHLQSGSNLMNAGLDLLTEFNLNSGPRDFFGNPTPARGAGRSIGAYENSIVASSANAAKINWCSVYPNPARGSVHLSVVNLGATGRTPISIKVYDMMGRLQFSQTRQAQADNNLDLQLQLGALAAGRYHLEVLQGNQRYSEALLVE, from the coding sequence ATGCAGAAAAAAGTACTATTATTTGTCTTCTTGATGGTGTTGTCATTTTCGTCTTATAGTAGCACTTACTACATAAGCTCCAGAGGGGATGATCTAAGTTCAGGTACTTCAGCAACTACCGCTTGGCGAACAATAAATAAGGTGAATAACACTCGCTTGTTTCCGGGTGATATTGTATTGTTTGAAGCAGGCAATGTATTTATAGGTGGGCTTGAGCTAGGTAGTACTACACAGGGTACAACAGCACATCCTATCGTCTTTAGTTCCTATGGTATTGGCCGAGCTATTATCAACAGTGGCACCGGCGCTGGCTTCTATGCTCATAATGCTGGCGGAATAGAGTTGCGCGACCTTGAATTTACTGGCTCTGGTAGGTTGGCCAATACTAGTGCAGGAGTGGAGTTTTATCTTGATTCTGCGAATGTGCACTTGCAGCACTTAGTGCTTGATAACATTAATGCACATGGGTATCGGGATGGAGGCATTATTATAGGCAGTTGGAACGGCACTAGTGGCTACGACCAAGTGCGAGTTACCCGGTGTACAGCATCAGCCAATGGTAGTGTTGGTATTGTATCATATGCAGAATTACCATCTGCCCATCACAACTGGTACGTAGGTTATTGCCAAGCATTTGATAATTCTGGTCGCGCCGATATCACCGATAATCATACTGGTAGCGGTATTATACTTGGAGGAATTGATGAAGCCCTTGTAGAGTATTCAGAAGCGTACCATAATGGATGGCTTAATGCAAATCAGAACGGGGGACCAGTAGGCATCTGGGGATATTATTGCAATAACCTAACCATTCAGTATTGCGAGTCACATCATAATGAGTCGGGTACCTGTAGGGATGGAGGCGGATTCGACTTGGATGGGGGCTGTACTAATTCAGTACTTCAGTATAATTACTCCCATGACAACACTGGGCCAGGCTATCTGCTGGCTCAATACCCAGGTGCACCTCCAATGCACGATCTTACTATTCGCTATAACATTAGCGAAAATGATGGACGCGGCTGCGGACAAGGGGCCTTGTTGCTCTGGTCAACAGGGGCTAGTGGTGGTATCCAGCGCGCTAATATCCACAACAATACCATTTACGTGAGTCCGCCTGCTGATGGCTCGCGGCCTAAAGCAGTAGATATTATCAGCGGTGGCATCAGTGAGGTGGTTATACGCAACAACGTGTTCCAAACTACAGGAGGTCTGCCACTAATAGCGAGTATGACAACAGAAGGAGTGCTCCTTCAAGGCAACGCGTACTGGAGCAGTGGACAAACCTTACAACTGAATTGGGGCTCCGGGCACTACAACTCGTTGGAAGCATGGCGGGCAGCCAGTGGACAGGAAAAAATTGGTGCTCGCACTACAGGCATTGAGATAGATCCGCAATTGCAGCAGCCAGGCGCAGGGGGCACATTAGCAATTTTAAGCTCAGGAAGACAGTTGACTTCGCTTACAGCGTATCATCTGCAGTCCGGCTCCAATCTAATGAACGCAGGCTTAGATCTGCTCACCGAATTCAACTTAAACTCCGGACCACGCGACTTTTTTGGTAATCCTACACCTGCGCGCGGTGCTGGGCGCTCGATTGGAGCCTACGAAAACAGTATCGTTGCTAGCAGTGCCAATGCTGCTAAGATTAATTGGTGCAGTGTTTACCCTAATCCTGCCAGAGGAAGTGTTCATTTGAGCGTCGTTAATTTAGGAGCAACTGGCCGCACTCCAATTTCAATTAAAGTGTATGACATGATGGGCCGGCTCCAATTTTCACAAACACGGCAAGCGCAGGCTGATAACAATTTAGACCTACAACTTCAGCTTGGTGCTTTGGCAGCAGGTCGTTATCATTTAGAAGTTCTGCAAGGAAACCAACGGTACAGCGAAGCACTGCTTGTCGAGTAG
- a CDS encoding RDD family protein, translating to MLNSPLAMTSASTGQRIINYIVDLITFYVIIFFLGATYSMIAAIIDNQAMLDGLDSPWTTFISFVIMLSYYFIMESMTGRTMGKIATRTRVVMEDGSKLTTTAAFQRTLSRIIPFEAFTFFGGGPGLHDRLAKTRVVKVD from the coding sequence TTGCTAAACTCTCCACTAGCCATGACTTCGGCTAGTACGGGTCAGCGCATCATCAATTACATTGTCGACCTCATTACGTTTTACGTCATCATATTCTTCTTGGGTGCGACTTACAGCATGATAGCGGCCATAATTGATAACCAGGCGATGCTTGATGGGTTGGACAGTCCATGGACTACTTTCATCAGCTTTGTGATTATGCTGAGCTATTACTTCATTATGGAGTCGATGACGGGCCGCACGATGGGGAAGATTGCAACCCGTACCCGTGTGGTCATGGAAGATGGTTCGAAGCTCACAACTACAGCCGCCTTTCAACGCACACTCAGCCGAATCATTCCTTTCGAGGCTTTTACTTTTTTCGGCGGCGGTCCTGGTTTGCATGATCGGCTTGCCAAAACCCGGGTTGTAAAGGTTGACTAA
- a CDS encoding stage II sporulation protein M, with product MREAVFLRQNEARWKQYETSAATGPDELAARFVTLTDDLAYAQTFYPNSPTTRYLNDLTAKQHQALYKNKTEHTSRFKQFWARELPLLVARHHTTLAWSLLLFTVFTLVGALSAAYDDSFVRVVLGDAYVNRTLENIEKGDPMAVYKGTSETPMFLLITFNNIYVSLVAYAMGATLGLGTVWALFRNGVMLGSFQYFFYQKGVLLPSLLTIWIHGTLEISAIVLAGGAGFVMARGMLFPGTYSRAAAFRQAARDGLKLAIGLVPIFMVAGFLEGFVTRHTEMPMALSLTIIGLSASFIVWYFILYPRYLSRRLPASTTPGHLG from the coding sequence ATGCGTGAAGCGGTATTTCTGCGGCAAAATGAGGCCCGGTGGAAGCAATACGAAACGTCGGCTGCTACTGGTCCTGACGAGCTAGCAGCTCGGTTCGTCACCCTGACCGACGACTTAGCCTATGCCCAGACCTTTTATCCTAACTCCCCTACCACACGCTACCTCAACGACCTAACCGCCAAGCAGCACCAGGCGCTTTATAAAAACAAAACGGAGCATACCAGTCGCTTCAAACAATTCTGGGCGCGCGAACTGCCACTGCTCGTGGCGCGTCATCACACCACGCTGGCTTGGTCGCTGCTGCTCTTCACTGTATTTACGCTGGTAGGCGCCCTCTCAGCCGCCTACGACGATTCGTTTGTGCGCGTGGTACTTGGGGACGCCTATGTAAACCGAACCCTGGAAAACATCGAGAAGGGCGACCCGATGGCCGTGTACAAGGGCACGAGCGAGACGCCGATGTTCTTGCTGATTACCTTCAACAACATTTATGTTTCGTTGGTGGCGTATGCTATGGGCGCTACGCTTGGGCTAGGCACCGTGTGGGCGCTGTTTCGCAATGGGGTGATGCTTGGTTCGTTTCAATATTTCTTCTACCAGAAAGGGGTGTTGCTCCCCTCGCTGCTCACTATCTGGATTCATGGCACCCTGGAAATATCGGCTATTGTGCTAGCTGGAGGCGCCGGCTTTGTAATGGCGCGCGGCATGCTGTTTCCAGGTACTTACTCTCGCGCCGCTGCTTTTCGCCAAGCCGCCCGCGACGGCCTAAAGTTGGCCATTGGGCTGGTACCCATCTTCATGGTAGCTGGTTTTCTCGAAGGCTTCGTGACTCGGCATACCGAAATGCCCATGGCGCTTAGCTTAACCATTATTGGGCTGTCGGCAAGTTTTATTGTCTGGTATTTTATTCTGTATCCCCGGTATTTGAGTCGCCGCTTACCAGCTTCAACTACGCCTGGGCACCTAGGCTAA
- a CDS encoding RDD family protein: MSTIRVQTTQNVSLEYEVASVGERILAAIIDNLILIAWIGAWVLLFTTLKLKGDTLLVILVLLVGLPAVFYHLACEVFFNGQSLGKKARHIKVIRLDGTQPSLGDYLLRWVLRIVDTGFMSGLIAVVVVASNGRGQRLGDLAAGTSVVSTRPQQRVGPLAPTITSDDYVVVFPQAAQLADHDVATIRQLVSKGLEHKNYLLLNEVANKVKDLTGIHTELPDEAFLRTILRDHAHLAAMQG; this comes from the coding sequence ATGAGTACAATTCGCGTTCAAACAACCCAAAATGTGTCGCTGGAATATGAAGTCGCCAGCGTTGGTGAACGAATCTTGGCTGCTATTATCGACAACTTAATTCTCATTGCCTGGATTGGGGCCTGGGTTCTGCTATTCACAACCTTGAAACTAAAGGGCGACACGCTGCTCGTGATTTTGGTGTTGTTGGTAGGTCTGCCCGCTGTGTTCTACCACTTGGCGTGCGAGGTGTTTTTCAACGGACAGAGCTTGGGTAAGAAGGCACGGCACATCAAGGTCATCCGGCTCGATGGCACCCAGCCCAGCCTTGGCGACTACCTGCTGCGCTGGGTGTTGCGCATTGTGGATACGGGATTTATGAGCGGACTGATAGCCGTTGTGGTGGTGGCGTCTAACGGACGCGGGCAGCGCCTCGGCGACTTAGCCGCCGGCACATCAGTAGTGAGTACCCGGCCGCAACAGAGAGTCGGCCCGCTGGCACCTACCATTACTTCCGACGATTACGTGGTGGTTTTTCCGCAAGCAGCCCAACTCGCCGACCACGATGTGGCTACTATTCGCCAATTGGTTTCGAAAGGGCTAGAGCACAAAAATTACTTGCTGCTAAACGAAGTGGCCAACAAAGTGAAAGACCTGACTGGCATTCACACCGAACTACCCGACGAAGCCTTCCTGCGCACCATCTTGCGTGACCACGCGCACCTGGCCGCCATGCAAGGATAA
- a CDS encoding DUF4394 domain-containing protein has protein sequence MLENITRWTSAYKGLALGALLTSAVALPTAAQTIYGLSGTTTASTLVSFSATAPGTLLGTLPITGVTPGQTIVGMDFRPNTGQLFAMGYDGTTTGANSQLYTLDLTTGVATSVAPAIRLELGDPSARIGFDFNPTVDRIRVVSSTPVAAGNMTTRNNYRLNPNNGAIAATDTNLAYATTDPNTGNTPSVGAVAYTNSYIGSTATVLYDIDEAASRLLTQNPPNNGTLNTIGTLSTSTTGNSQSTDFDIYYNTTTGANTAYLSASIAGIATFSATLYTLSLPTAPTASVSTTSVGAIGDGLIDVRDIAVQITRPATLPALTGQLAYALAGTNLITFDTAQPSLIRTSAGITLPTGTPATQTLVGLDIRPSTNTLYALGYDASVASPTANAQLYLINSTTGAATAFGSAIRLELGSGSIGFDFNPVADRIRVVGANRNNYRLNPTNAAAVFGAMDAQVAYTTGTNTPSIGAVAYTNSFNGTTATALYNYDEVLNQLNTQNTAAGTATDGQLTAVGASGITVSTASATITPNVDLDIFSTAAGVNTAYMVANTGNTNNTAFYTVNLTTGAATLVGPIGNGIAARDITIAAQTGVVNSTRKTELATSLSLYPNPLAGAARVAFGLPRAAHVELTVTDALGRTVDTVDAGQRSAGQQSIEWNRKGQAAGIYFFRLSFDGQPAGTRQGVLTE, from the coding sequence ATGCTTGAAAACATTACTCGCTGGACTAGCGCCTACAAAGGCCTAGCCCTTGGTGCTTTGCTGACTAGTGCCGTTGCGCTGCCAACTGCTGCGCAAACTATCTATGGCCTCAGTGGTACTACCACTGCCAGCACCTTAGTTTCCTTTAGTGCCACTGCACCTGGCACCCTTTTAGGCACTTTACCCATCACGGGCGTTACCCCTGGGCAAACCATCGTCGGCATGGACTTTCGCCCAAACACAGGGCAACTCTTCGCTATGGGCTATGACGGTACCACCACCGGCGCCAACTCGCAGCTTTACACCCTCGACCTAACTACCGGCGTTGCCACGAGTGTAGCCCCTGCCATTCGGTTAGAGCTCGGCGATCCTTCGGCTCGCATTGGGTTCGACTTCAACCCTACTGTGGACCGCATCCGGGTGGTAAGCTCTACGCCTGTTGCGGCCGGCAACATGACCACTCGCAACAATTACCGCCTTAACCCCAACAACGGCGCTATTGCGGCTACCGATACCAACCTGGCTTATGCCACCACTGACCCAAACACGGGCAATACGCCGAGCGTGGGCGCAGTAGCTTACACCAACTCCTACATTGGCAGCACAGCCACTGTTCTCTACGACATAGACGAAGCCGCTAGCCGCTTGCTGACGCAGAATCCGCCTAACAACGGGACCCTGAACACCATCGGGACCTTATCCACCTCTACTACGGGTAATAGCCAAAGCACCGACTTTGACATTTATTACAATACTACCACTGGCGCCAACACCGCCTACCTTTCTGCCTCAATAGCAGGCATCGCCACCTTCAGTGCCACACTCTACACCTTGAGCTTACCAACGGCCCCCACGGCATCCGTGAGCACTACTTCTGTGGGTGCTATTGGGGATGGCTTGATAGATGTGCGAGATATTGCTGTGCAGATAACCCGGCCGGCCACGTTGCCTGCTCTAACTGGCCAACTGGCTTATGCGTTGGCCGGCACTAACTTGATTACATTCGACACAGCTCAGCCTAGTTTAATTCGTACGTCGGCGGGAATTACGCTCCCAACTGGCACGCCTGCCACACAGACGCTGGTTGGCCTCGACATTCGGCCGAGCACCAACACACTTTATGCGTTGGGTTATGACGCTTCAGTGGCCAGCCCAACAGCCAACGCGCAGCTTTATTTAATTAACTCAACCACCGGGGCCGCAACCGCCTTCGGCTCGGCTATTCGCTTAGAGTTAGGTAGTGGCAGCATTGGATTTGACTTCAACCCGGTTGCCGACCGGATTCGGGTGGTAGGCGCCAACCGCAACAATTACCGCCTCAACCCCACTAACGCGGCCGCTGTTTTTGGCGCCATGGATGCGCAGGTTGCTTATACCACCGGCACTAATACTCCTAGCATCGGGGCAGTAGCGTATACCAACAGCTTCAATGGCACCACCGCCACTGCTTTATACAATTACGACGAGGTACTAAACCAACTGAACACACAGAACACCGCCGCGGGCACCGCCACCGACGGTCAACTGACTGCTGTGGGCGCTTCGGGTATTACCGTATCAACCGCCTCGGCTACTATCACACCGAATGTAGACTTGGACATCTTCAGCACTGCTGCTGGAGTGAATACGGCTTATATGGTGGCTAATACGGGCAATACGAACAACACAGCCTTCTACACTGTGAACCTCACAACGGGGGCGGCTACACTAGTAGGCCCAATCGGAAACGGCATAGCAGCCCGTGACATTACAATAGCCGCACAAACTGGCGTGGTAAACTCGACCCGGAAGACGGAATTGGCCACTAGCTTGTCGCTTTACCCGAACCCGCTGGCAGGCGCTGCCCGTGTAGCGTTTGGCTTGCCACGTGCTGCGCATGTCGAGTTGACGGTGACGGATGCACTTGGCCGCACGGTTGATACAGTGGATGCTGGTCAGCGCTCAGCCGGCCAGCAGTCGATTGAGTGGAACCGCAAAGGTCAAGCTGCCGGTATCTACTTCTTCCGCCTTAGCTTCGACGGCCAGCCTGCTGGTACCCGCCAGGGCGTATTGACGGAATAG
- a CDS encoding SDR family oxidoreductase, with product MKRILITGANRGLGLELTRQYLERGDTVFAASRQPDTATDLHQLRDQYANQLHLVQLDVTDEASIEAARQTVAGLTDRLDVLVNNAGTFPGAGPEDPAKQHLGGLTAANALTFLHVNAVGPLLVAQAFLDLLKAANKARIISLSSGQGSLTWKASGEPYHYSASKAALNMYMRALAAEVGTYGVISVLVDPGWVQTGMGGDTAMLPPADSARGIIRLTEQLHAEENGSFVTWQGQPVPW from the coding sequence ATGAAACGCATCCTCATCACCGGGGCCAATCGGGGCCTGGGTCTGGAACTTACCCGCCAGTACCTAGAACGCGGCGACACGGTATTTGCTGCTAGCCGCCAACCCGACACGGCAACCGACCTGCACCAACTGCGCGACCAATACGCCAACCAGCTCCACCTCGTACAGCTCGACGTGACCGATGAAGCTTCCATCGAAGCGGCTCGGCAAACAGTGGCTGGCCTCACCGACAGGCTGGATGTGCTGGTTAATAATGCCGGTACTTTTCCGGGCGCAGGCCCCGAGGACCCCGCCAAGCAACATCTCGGCGGTTTGACGGCTGCCAATGCGCTAACCTTCCTGCATGTGAATGCCGTAGGACCGCTGCTGGTGGCCCAGGCGTTTCTGGATTTGCTGAAGGCGGCCAACAAAGCACGCATCATTAGTCTCTCATCGGGCCAAGGTTCTCTCACATGGAAGGCGTCCGGCGAGCCTTATCATTATTCGGCCAGCAAAGCTGCGCTCAACATGTATATGCGGGCACTAGCGGCCGAAGTAGGTACGTATGGGGTGATTTCGGTGCTTGTGGACCCGGGCTGGGTGCAAACCGGGATGGGCGGCGATACTGCTATGCTTCCCCCCGCCGATTCAGCTCGGGGTATCATTCGTCTCACCGAGCAGCTTCATGCCGAAGAGAACGGCAGCTTCGTAACCTGGCAAGGCCAGCCCGTACCGTGGTAA
- a CDS encoding DUF4129 domain-containing protein, translated as MRTLFCCLVRVLALVLLLAAPPLLAQPARNAAAPPLPLPRDQSSNVVLRAPKAERLRSFREQRDFQYVTVKSELSAWDLLWMRFWRWVAELLNTRPGKVLWEYGIYAALVLAFVFVVLKLMQVDITRAFGRAPQRAPLSYDTESEDIHALDFQTLLQEAEGTGNHRLAIRLGYLKVLKQLADQGLIRWQPDKTNHDYLYELPAGPLATAFRELTQQFDYVWYGEHDDLTPTHYAQARATREAFQQLLASPRRAA; from the coding sequence GTGCGTACTCTTTTCTGTTGTCTCGTTCGGGTTCTGGCTTTGGTGCTGCTACTGGCCGCTCCGCCACTGCTGGCCCAACCAGCCCGCAACGCCGCCGCTCCACCCCTTCCTCTGCCACGCGACCAATCTAGCAACGTGGTGCTCCGAGCCCCAAAAGCTGAGCGGCTGCGTTCTTTTCGGGAGCAGCGCGACTTTCAGTACGTGACCGTGAAAAGTGAGCTGAGCGCCTGGGATTTGCTATGGATGCGGTTTTGGCGCTGGGTGGCCGAACTGCTAAATACCCGCCCTGGCAAGGTACTGTGGGAATACGGCATCTACGCTGCTCTTGTCCTCGCCTTCGTATTTGTAGTGCTGAAGCTGATGCAAGTGGATATCACCCGCGCCTTCGGTCGCGCCCCGCAGCGTGCCCCGCTGTCCTACGACACCGAATCAGAGGACATTCATGCTCTTGATTTTCAGACGCTGCTTCAGGAGGCAGAAGGCACTGGCAACCATCGCTTAGCGATACGCCTAGGCTATTTGAAAGTGCTCAAGCAGCTCGCCGATCAAGGGCTCATCCGGTGGCAACCCGACAAAACCAATCACGACTATCTCTATGAGTTGCCCGCTGGTCCGTTAGCCACCGCTTTCCGAGAGCTAACCCAGCAGTTCGACTACGTGTGGTACGGCGAGCACGACGACCTCACGCCCACGCACTACGCGCAAGCCCGCGCCACTCGCGAAGCTTTTCAGCAACTTCTGGCTAGTCCGCGCCGCGCCGCCTGA